The Micromonospora sp. NBC_00421 genome contains a region encoding:
- a CDS encoding alpha/beta hydrolase gives MGNGSGGRVDTVVFVHGLWMTSRSWEGWAERYAARGFRVLAPAWPGFDREVTALRADPGTIAGTTLRQVIDHYAEVIRELPSPPIVIGHSFGGLVAQVLADRRLGAAVVAIASAPVKGVLRLPISTLRASYPVLHSPVNRHRGVQISPDEFRYAFGNTLQPDDSDRAWRRYAVPAAGHVLFEGAFANLDPHSAATVDTGRDDRPPLLLIAGGEDHVAPPSLVKANAGLYQKSRAVTAYHEFPGRSHFTVGEPGWEAVADYALDWATRMAQIPATAGDAPRR, from the coding sequence ATGGGGAACGGGTCGGGTGGGCGGGTCGACACGGTGGTGTTCGTGCACGGGCTGTGGATGACGTCGCGCAGCTGGGAGGGGTGGGCCGAGCGGTACGCGGCACGCGGGTTCCGGGTGCTCGCGCCGGCCTGGCCGGGCTTCGACCGGGAGGTGACCGCGCTGCGCGCCGACCCGGGCACGATCGCCGGAACGACCCTGCGCCAGGTGATCGACCACTACGCGGAGGTGATCCGCGAACTGCCGAGCCCGCCGATCGTGATCGGCCACTCGTTCGGCGGGCTGGTCGCCCAGGTGCTCGCCGACCGGCGTCTCGGTGCAGCCGTAGTGGCGATCGCGTCCGCACCGGTCAAGGGGGTGCTCCGGCTGCCGATCAGCACGCTGCGGGCGTCGTACCCGGTGTTGCACAGCCCGGTCAACCGGCACCGGGGGGTGCAGATCAGCCCGGACGAGTTCCGGTACGCCTTCGGCAACACCCTCCAACCGGACGACTCCGACCGGGCCTGGCGACGCTACGCCGTCCCGGCCGCCGGTCACGTGCTCTTCGAGGGGGCGTTCGCCAACCTCGACCCGCACTCCGCCGCGACGGTCGACACCGGCCGCGACGACCGGCCACCGTTGCTGCTGATCGCCGGAGGCGAGGACCACGTGGCCCCGCCGTCGCTGGTCAAGGCGAACGCCGGGCTCTACCAGAAGTCGCGGGCGGTGACCGCGTACCACGAGTTCCCCGGGCGCTCCCACTTCACGGTGGGTGAGCCGGGCTGGGAGGCGGTCGCCGACTACGCCCTGGACTGGGCGACCCGGATGGCGCAGATCCCGGCGACAGCGGGCGACGCGCCCCGCCGTTGA
- a CDS encoding ferric reductase-like transmembrane domain-containing protein — protein sequence MSKSTMALMVASALGVFWAGVEMTGNGTAMYAYGFFFTEFFAGVVTLVSLSLTVMMGLLATDRLVLMIRHRVLLQSAHRATGVLAVAGLVFHVITKIAIGRAGPSDAVVPFIGGSGLYVGLGTVAAFLMVSVFWTGIVRVRFAGVGPKWFWRSLHSLAYLSWPFALFHGLNAGRAAKSWVVLSYLACVLLVVVALMVRLSVYLGKRTREQQQAAALNKAMTAKATDEGKGRTLLSGIGRKKEEETRDSRTSWAETTLAPSWNAQTGSARRRDPDRFTVPVVPEPGTLREPVRGGRSTREAEPTPRRERDLEPAARRRTAERDERRDERPRRRDEDVAPVSGSRRSRYEEDVAPVSGGRRSRYEEDVAPVSGTRRSRYEEEVAPVSGSRRRDEDVAPVSGGRRSRYEEDVAPVSGGRRSRYEEDIAPVSTGRRARRDDDDLAARYSAPPRRRTEEPEEPWDSPSRWQESNRPVSAEPISAAPRSGSGRHSVEPDVPEEPDYWRPPARYVADDIPVDDTPTLVDLASRRARKATGDTRGRRKGKANADAVDGAYWAGLRGEAK from the coding sequence GTGTCGAAATCCACGATGGCGTTGATGGTGGCGTCCGCCCTGGGCGTGTTCTGGGCCGGCGTCGAGATGACCGGCAACGGCACGGCGATGTACGCGTACGGCTTCTTCTTCACCGAGTTCTTCGCCGGGGTGGTCACCCTGGTGTCGCTCAGCCTCACCGTGATGATGGGTCTGCTCGCCACCGACCGGCTGGTCCTCATGATCCGGCACCGGGTGCTGCTCCAGTCCGCGCACCGGGCCACCGGCGTCCTCGCCGTCGCCGGCCTGGTGTTCCACGTCATCACCAAGATCGCGATCGGCCGGGCCGGGCCCAGCGACGCCGTGGTCCCGTTCATCGGTGGCAGCGGGCTCTACGTCGGCCTCGGCACGGTGGCCGCGTTCCTCATGGTGAGCGTGTTCTGGACCGGCATCGTCCGGGTCCGCTTCGCCGGCGTCGGCCCCAAGTGGTTCTGGCGCAGCCTGCACTCCCTGGCGTACCTCTCCTGGCCGTTCGCCCTGTTCCACGGGCTCAACGCCGGCCGCGCCGCCAAGTCCTGGGTGGTGCTGAGCTACCTGGCCTGCGTCCTGCTGGTGGTGGTGGCGCTGATGGTGCGGCTCTCGGTCTACCTCGGCAAGCGCACCCGCGAGCAGCAGCAGGCCGCCGCGCTGAACAAGGCGATGACCGCCAAGGCGACCGACGAGGGCAAGGGTCGGACGCTGCTCAGCGGGATCGGTCGCAAGAAGGAGGAGGAGACCAGGGACAGCCGGACCAGTTGGGCCGAGACCACCCTGGCCCCGTCCTGGAACGCCCAGACCGGCAGCGCCCGGCGTCGTGACCCCGACCGGTTCACCGTTCCGGTGGTGCCCGAGCCGGGCACCCTGCGGGAACCGGTGCGCGGTGGCCGGTCCACCCGGGAGGCGGAGCCGACCCCCCGCCGCGAGCGCGACCTGGAACCGGCCGCCCGCCGCCGGACCGCCGAGCGCGACGAGCGTCGCGACGAACGACCCCGCCGTCGCGACGAGGACGTCGCCCCGGTGTCGGGCAGCCGCCGGTCCCGCTACGAGGAGGACGTGGCCCCGGTCTCCGGTGGTCGCCGGTCCCGCTACGAGGAGGACGTGGCCCCGGTGTCGGGCACCCGTCGGTCCCGGTACGAGGAGGAGGTGGCCCCGGTCTCCGGCAGCCGCCGCCGTGACGAGGACGTCGCCCCGGTCTCCGGTGGTCGCCGCTCCCGCTACGAGGAGGACGTCGCCCCGGTCTCCGGTGGTCGCCGGTCCCGGTACGAGGAGGACATCGCGCCGGTCTCCACCGGTCGGCGGGCCCGACGTGACGACGACGACCTGGCTGCCCGCTACTCGGCACCGCCCCGGCGGCGCACCGAGGAGCCCGAGGAGCCGTGGGACAGCCCGAGCCGGTGGCAGGAGTCCAACCGGCCCGTCTCGGCCGAGCCGATCTCGGCCGCCCCGCGCAGCGGCTCCGGCCGGCACAGCGTCGAGCCGGACGTGCCGGAGGAGCCCGACTACTGGCGTCCGCCGGCCCGCTACGTCGCCGACGACATCCCCGTCGACGACACCCCGACCCTTGTCGACCTGGCCTCCCGCCGGGCCCGCAAGGCCACCGGCGACACCCGGGGCCGGCGCAAGGGCAAGGCCAACGCGGACGCCGTCGACGGGGCGTACTGGGCCGGGCTGCGCGGTGAAGCCAAGTGA
- a CDS encoding alpha-amylase — translation MHRRRCRSAILALGTLASLLAPIAVAAPPAAAAPAGTRNVIANLFEWNWPSVADECRTTLGPKGYGYVQVSPPQEHVTGNQWWVAYQPVSYRIESRKGTRAQFQTMVSACHTAGVKVIVDAVINHMSGQANGGTGWAGSSYGHYDYPGVYQTQDFHHCGRNGGDDIANYNDRYEVQNCELVNLSDLKTESDYVRSKIAGYLNDLLSLGVDGFRLDASKHMPAADIAAIRGKLSRSAYLVQEVIYGAGEPVQPGEYTGNGDVHEFRYGRDLARMFTSERLAYLRNFGEAWGYLPSGSAAVFVDNHDTQREGGVLTYRDGAAYALANAFMLAWPYGSPTVMSSYTFSNKDAGPPSDAGNKTRDTTCYSGWECEHRWRVVQNMVGFRNATQGAAVANWYDNGYQHIAFSRAGKGYLTINDEDSAVAGRSYYTGLPAGRYCDVIHGDFANGSCSGPVITVDASGWFAATVPAHDAVALHVGAKLS, via the coding sequence ATGCATCGACGTCGATGCCGCTCGGCGATCCTCGCCCTCGGCACGCTCGCCAGCCTGCTCGCACCCATCGCCGTGGCGGCACCCCCGGCCGCCGCCGCACCCGCCGGCACCAGGAACGTCATCGCCAACCTCTTCGAGTGGAACTGGCCCTCGGTGGCCGACGAGTGCCGCACCACGCTCGGTCCGAAGGGCTACGGCTACGTCCAGGTCTCCCCGCCGCAGGAACACGTCACCGGCAACCAGTGGTGGGTGGCGTACCAGCCGGTCAGCTACCGGATCGAGTCCCGCAAGGGCACCCGCGCGCAGTTCCAGACCATGGTGAGCGCCTGTCACACCGCCGGGGTCAAGGTGATCGTCGACGCGGTGATCAACCACATGTCCGGCCAGGCGAACGGCGGCACCGGCTGGGCCGGCTCGTCGTACGGGCACTACGACTACCCGGGCGTCTACCAGACCCAGGACTTCCACCACTGCGGGCGCAACGGCGGCGACGACATCGCCAACTACAACGACCGGTACGAGGTGCAGAACTGCGAGCTGGTCAACCTGTCCGACCTGAAGACCGAGTCGGACTACGTGCGGTCGAAGATCGCCGGCTACCTCAACGACCTGCTGTCGCTGGGCGTGGACGGGTTCCGCCTCGACGCCAGCAAGCACATGCCGGCCGCCGACATCGCCGCCATCAGGGGAAAGCTGTCCCGCTCGGCGTACCTGGTGCAGGAGGTCATCTACGGTGCGGGCGAGCCGGTCCAGCCGGGCGAGTACACAGGCAACGGCGACGTGCACGAGTTCCGGTACGGCCGGGATCTCGCCCGGATGTTCACCAGCGAGCGGCTGGCGTACCTGCGCAACTTCGGTGAGGCGTGGGGCTACCTGCCGAGCGGTTCGGCGGCGGTCTTCGTGGACAACCACGACACCCAGCGCGAGGGCGGGGTGCTCACCTACCGGGACGGGGCCGCGTACGCACTGGCGAACGCGTTCATGCTGGCCTGGCCGTACGGCTCGCCGACGGTGATGTCGAGCTACACCTTCAGCAACAAGGACGCCGGCCCCCCGTCGGACGCCGGCAACAAGACCCGCGACACCACCTGCTACTCGGGCTGGGAGTGCGAGCACCGCTGGCGGGTCGTGCAGAACATGGTCGGCTTCCGCAACGCCACCCAGGGCGCGGCGGTCGCCAACTGGTACGACAACGGCTACCAGCACATAGCGTTCAGCCGGGCCGGCAAGGGCTACCTGACCATCAACGACGAGGATTCGGCGGTCGCCGGCCGGTCGTACTACACGGGGCTGCCCGCCGGCCGGTACTGCGACGTGATCCACGGCGACTTCGCCAACGGCTCGTGCAGCGGACCGGTGATCACGGTCGACGCCTCCGGCTGGTTCGCGGCCACCGTCCCAGCACACGACGCGGTCGCCCTCCACGTCGGCGCCAAACTCTCCTGA
- a CDS encoding AraC family transcriptional regulator, with protein MLERLNEALAHVERHLDAPIEVADLARITLTSEYHFRRMFSALAGMPLSEYVRRRRLTVAAAEVLAGERTLLDVAIRHGYGSTEAFTRAFRAMHGVGPGEARRTGAALRSQQRLSFRLVVEGSASMRYRVVEKPAFRLVGKRARVPLVHQGMNPAIVAFVRGIPPGTTARIEALSDQEPAGIVNVSDQLGEDRSEGVELDYWYGAVTGADVPDDLEALDVPAGTWAVFDTSGEFPAAVQNLWRDVFTQWFPSNPYRSRPGPEISRTRISSDGTHADAELWIPVERAAA; from the coding sequence GTGCTGGAGCGGCTGAACGAGGCCTTGGCGCACGTGGAGCGGCACCTCGACGCACCGATCGAGGTGGCGGACCTGGCGCGGATCACGCTCACCTCGGAGTACCACTTCCGGCGGATGTTCTCGGCGTTGGCCGGGATGCCGCTGTCGGAGTACGTCCGCAGGCGGCGGCTCACCGTCGCGGCGGCCGAGGTGCTGGCGGGTGAGCGGACGTTGCTGGACGTCGCGATCCGCCACGGGTACGGCTCGACGGAGGCGTTCACCCGGGCGTTCCGGGCGATGCACGGGGTCGGACCCGGTGAGGCGCGGCGCACGGGGGCCGCGCTGCGCTCCCAGCAACGGTTGTCCTTCCGACTCGTCGTCGAAGGGAGTGCCAGCATGCGGTACCGGGTGGTGGAGAAGCCGGCGTTCCGCCTGGTGGGTAAGCGGGCCCGGGTGCCCCTGGTGCACCAGGGGATGAACCCGGCGATCGTGGCGTTCGTCAGGGGCATCCCGCCCGGGACGACGGCCCGGATCGAGGCCCTGTCGGACCAGGAACCGGCGGGCATCGTCAACGTCAGCGACCAGCTCGGCGAGGACCGGTCCGAGGGCGTCGAGCTGGACTACTGGTACGGCGCGGTGACCGGCGCGGACGTGCCGGACGACCTGGAGGCGCTCGACGTGCCGGCGGGGACCTGGGCGGTCTTCGACACCTCGGGCGAGTTTCCGGCCGCCGTGCAGAACCTGTGGCGGGACGTGTTCACCCAGTGGTTCCCGTCCAATCCGTACCGGAGCCGGCCGGGGCCGGAGATCTCCCGTACCCGCATCTCCTCCGACGGCACCCACGCCGACGCCGAGCTGTGGATCCCGGTGGAGCGGGCCGCCGCCTAA
- a CDS encoding DUF397 domain-containing protein — translation MPDLTGAVWRKSTRSNNGGDCVEVADNLPAVVGLRDSKDPSGPALTFAPRVWTRFLTSIKQQPPQR, via the coding sequence GTGCCTGACCTGACCGGTGCCGTCTGGCGCAAGTCCACCCGCAGCAACAACGGCGGCGACTGCGTCGAGGTCGCCGACAACCTTCCCGCCGTCGTCGGGCTCCGCGACAGCAAGGACCCGTCCGGCCCCGCTCTCACCTTCGCACCCCGGGTGTGGACGCGATTCCTGACGAGCATCAAGCAGCAGCCGCCCCAGCGCTGA
- a CDS encoding helix-turn-helix domain-containing protein, translating into MLRRQLGRKLEALRKAAGLTMEQAAEQLDRARATLYRIENGAENVRFRAADVREMLTLYNASDESAELVLAMAAATRENKNWWHDYIGSGLPRWFQLYIGLEAAASSIRKYQPELVPGLFQTRAYAEQVFQMPGGSIDAGDRDEQQRALQLRVERQGLLTRFAAPQLSVVMNEAVLRRPVGSATIMVEQLHQILKAAELPNVTVHVLEFSAGLHAGAMTGAFSIMDFPLDGDGKEVEPPVTYLEAATGAVYLDKPHEISAYNSIWANMTDRALNESQSKSLIQQIAEEYARA; encoded by the coding sequence ATGCTCCGACGACAACTCGGAAGAAAGCTCGAAGCCCTCCGCAAGGCGGCCGGGTTGACGATGGAGCAAGCGGCCGAGCAACTGGACCGAGCGCGAGCGACCCTCTACCGGATCGAAAACGGCGCCGAGAACGTCCGCTTTCGCGCTGCCGACGTGAGGGAGATGCTCACGCTCTACAACGCGAGTGACGAAAGCGCCGAACTGGTGCTTGCGATGGCAGCAGCCACCCGGGAGAACAAGAACTGGTGGCACGACTACATCGGCTCTGGCCTGCCGCGCTGGTTCCAGCTTTACATCGGACTCGAAGCTGCCGCATCCAGCATCCGGAAATACCAGCCCGAACTGGTGCCCGGCCTGTTCCAGACGCGCGCCTACGCGGAGCAGGTCTTCCAGATGCCCGGGGGGTCAATCGACGCCGGGGACCGTGACGAACAACAGCGCGCCCTCCAACTACGGGTGGAACGGCAGGGGCTGCTCACCCGCTTCGCCGCCCCGCAACTCAGCGTAGTCATGAACGAGGCAGTGTTGCGTCGTCCGGTTGGCAGCGCCACGATCATGGTCGAGCAGCTACACCAGATCCTGAAGGCTGCGGAGCTACCGAACGTAACCGTCCATGTGCTGGAATTTTCTGCGGGATTGCATGCCGGGGCGATGACCGGCGCATTTTCGATCATGGACTTTCCCCTCGACGGAGACGGCAAGGAGGTGGAGCCACCGGTGACCTACCTTGAGGCCGCAACCGGGGCTGTCTATCTCGATAAGCCGCATGAGATCTCCGCCTACAACAGCATCTGGGCCAACATGACAGACCGAGCGCTGAACGAGTCCCAGTCCAAGAGCTTGATCCAACAGATCGCAGAGGAGTACGCCCGTGCCTGA
- a CDS encoding L,D-transpeptidase, whose protein sequence is MLFDRIIDRWGRGPLAAAVGVPALLVLALLVGAALRYDAPAPTHRAAPPPTVTVPAEDGTVPPAAPAPAGLPVVDYDPAPAGFPADPRPLDVTPLTEGLTPTRNIAAYDAPGGRPRALLAPTINGVELTMPVVERRTGWTAVLLPSASRRLAWLPAGGWTPVALRDQLVVQRRTHQLTWYRHGKPVHTWQVSLGLPGQETPLGRTFILGVTPPPEPVYGGVDVFALGAVPDDPDAVPTGLRGAHIGLHTWQDDDTLGENVTNGCIRLPRAAQQTLLDELRPGTPLTVVDTLPTT, encoded by the coding sequence GTGCTTTTTGATCGGATAATCGACCGGTGGGGGCGCGGCCCGCTCGCCGCCGCCGTGGGCGTGCCGGCGCTGTTGGTGCTGGCCCTGCTGGTCGGCGCGGCGCTACGGTACGACGCACCCGCGCCGACCCACCGGGCCGCTCCGCCGCCCACAGTGACCGTCCCGGCGGAGGACGGGACCGTGCCGCCCGCTGCGCCGGCCCCCGCCGGGCTGCCGGTGGTCGACTACGATCCGGCCCCCGCCGGTTTCCCGGCCGACCCCCGCCCGCTCGACGTCACCCCGCTGACCGAGGGCCTCACCCCGACCCGGAACATCGCCGCGTACGACGCACCCGGCGGACGCCCCCGCGCCCTGCTCGCGCCCACCATCAACGGCGTCGAGCTGACCATGCCGGTGGTGGAACGCCGCACCGGCTGGACGGCCGTTCTGCTGCCCTCGGCGAGCCGCCGACTGGCCTGGCTGCCCGCAGGCGGCTGGACCCCGGTCGCCCTACGCGACCAGCTCGTGGTGCAGCGGCGCACCCACCAGCTCACCTGGTACCGGCACGGCAAGCCGGTGCACACCTGGCAGGTCAGCCTCGGCCTGCCCGGCCAGGAGACCCCGCTCGGCCGGACCTTCATCCTCGGCGTCACGCCCCCGCCCGAACCGGTCTACGGCGGGGTGGACGTCTTCGCCCTCGGCGCGGTCCCGGACGACCCGGACGCGGTGCCCACCGGCCTCAGGGGCGCGCACATCGGCCTGCACACCTGGCAGGACGACGACACCCTCGGCGAGAACGTCACCAACGGCTGCATCCGCCTACCCCGCGCCGCCCAGCAGACCCTCCTCGACGAGCTACGCCCCGGCACCCCCCTCACCGTCGTCGACACCCTCCCCACCACCTGA
- a CDS encoding site-2 protease family protein has protein sequence MRASFRLGRIAGVPVGVNWSVLVIFVLIAWLLSANQFPRSYPDRPGWAYALAGLAAAVVFFVGLLAHEVSHAVVAKRNGLQVEGITLWLFGGVAELRGEAPDPGAELRIAGIGPLVSLVLGFFFGAIAVLLALAGQEGLLLGSLSWLAGINVLLAVFNILPAAPLDGGRLLRAAVWKATGDRARASVVAARAGWVLGVLLIGLGIWQFLAGYGVGGIWLALIGWFLIGAAGVEERQARLGSALSGVRVGEVMTPQPQTASAEMTVADFVDNYLFAYRHTALPLTEDGRPVGLVTLDRVRGIPADRRAATTLAEVACRADDLVLARPEEQLNDLLPRLTGCADGRALVVTGDQLVGIVSPSDISRAVQRASLRDRR, from the coding sequence ATGAGGGCGAGCTTCCGGCTTGGCCGGATCGCGGGGGTACCCGTCGGGGTCAACTGGAGCGTCCTGGTCATCTTCGTGCTGATCGCGTGGTTGCTGTCGGCCAACCAGTTCCCCCGCTCGTACCCCGACCGGCCCGGCTGGGCGTACGCGCTGGCCGGGCTGGCGGCGGCGGTGGTCTTCTTCGTCGGGCTGCTGGCCCACGAGGTGTCGCACGCGGTGGTGGCTAAACGCAACGGCCTCCAGGTGGAGGGGATCACGCTGTGGCTCTTCGGCGGCGTCGCCGAGCTGCGCGGCGAGGCCCCCGACCCGGGCGCGGAGCTGCGCATCGCCGGGATCGGACCGCTGGTAAGCCTGGTCCTCGGGTTCTTCTTCGGTGCGATCGCGGTGCTGCTGGCGCTGGCCGGGCAGGAGGGGCTGCTGCTCGGCTCGCTGTCCTGGCTGGCCGGGATCAACGTGCTGCTGGCGGTCTTCAACATCCTGCCGGCCGCCCCGCTGGACGGCGGCCGGCTGCTGCGCGCCGCCGTCTGGAAGGCCACTGGTGACCGGGCCAGGGCGTCGGTGGTGGCCGCCCGCGCCGGTTGGGTGCTCGGCGTGCTCCTGATCGGCCTGGGCATCTGGCAGTTCCTGGCCGGCTACGGGGTGGGCGGGATCTGGCTGGCGTTGATCGGCTGGTTCCTGATCGGCGCGGCCGGGGTGGAGGAGCGCCAGGCCAGGCTGGGCAGCGCGCTGTCCGGCGTCCGGGTCGGTGAGGTGATGACCCCGCAACCGCAGACCGCCTCGGCGGAGATGACCGTCGCCGACTTCGTCGACAACTACCTCTTCGCCTACCGGCACACCGCGTTGCCACTGACCGAGGACGGCCGGCCGGTCGGCCTGGTCACCCTGGACCGGGTACGCGGCATCCCGGCCGACCGGCGGGCCGCCACCACGCTGGCCGAGGTGGCCTGCCGGGCCGACGACCTGGTGCTGGCCCGGCCGGAGGAACAGCTCAACGACCTGCTCCCCCGGCTCACCGGGTGCGCCGACGGCCGGGCCCTGGTGGTGACCGGTGACCAGCTCGTCGGCATCGTCTCCCCCAGCGACATCAGCCGCGCCGTACAGCGGGCCAGCCTCCGCGACCGCCGTTAG
- a CDS encoding DivIVA domain-containing protein — MRDFFRRMPEDRRQVPASVGRRPAVPHRLLPWQVRAWRFRPARFGQRGLDPQEVREFLDQVAGELAAVYDALRQSRREAGRVRIALCRLQAERAHARNEREWDR, encoded by the coding sequence ATGCGTGACTTCTTCCGCCGGATGCCGGAGGACCGACGACAGGTGCCGGCGTCGGTGGGGCGTCGTCCGGCCGTACCTCATCGGTTGTTGCCCTGGCAGGTGCGTGCGTGGCGGTTCCGGCCGGCGCGGTTCGGGCAGCGCGGGCTCGACCCGCAGGAGGTACGGGAGTTCCTTGACCAGGTCGCCGGGGAACTGGCGGCCGTCTACGACGCGTTGCGGCAGAGCCGGCGGGAGGCCGGTCGGGTCAGGATCGCGCTGTGCCGCCTGCAAGCCGAGCGGGCGCACGCCCGCAACGAGCGGGAGTGGGACCGGTGA
- a CDS encoding prolyl oligopeptidase family serine peptidase, which yields MTLIDEGDDPYRWLEELDGADAAGWVRERNAATVAALAGDDAFAELQAGIRQVLDADDRIPYPGWRGDGFYYGFWRDATHPRGLWRRTTLAEYRRPEPAWDVLLDLDALAAAEDENWVWGGVTVLKPGHRRCLVSLSRGGKDAVVVREYDLETRAFVADGFTLAEAKSDVTWIDTDRIYVGTDLGPGSLTTSGYPRVIRRWRRGTPLTEAEIVYEGQTDDVSAYASHDPTPGFERDFVGRSLDFYRTRSFLLAPDGGQVPIPVPDDARWDVHREWLLIRPRSPWEVAGVTHPAGALLAARFDDFLAGDRALTVLFRPDERTALSYHVWTRHHLILATLVDVRRRLEVLTPDGPESADGAGWRREPLAGVAEEDDNWIVDTDPDLGDDYLIASTGYLRPATLRLGRVGGPVEILKREPAFFDVTGLTVRQFFATSADGTRVPYSVVGDPAASAGPTLLTGYGGFEISLTPRYDGAVGRGWLARGGSYVVANIRGGGEYGPLWHRAALRENRPRAYQDFAAVAADLVARGITTPDRLGIEGGSNGGLLMGAMLTRYPTLVGAVVANVPLLDMRRYHLLLAGASWMAEYGDPDDPADWAFLREYSPYHNVRPGVRYPPVLFVTSTRDDRVHPGHARKMAALLREHGHDVSYYENVEGGHGAASNNEQRAFLTALTLRFLWRRLGDR from the coding sequence GTGACGCTGATCGATGAGGGTGACGACCCGTACCGCTGGTTGGAGGAGCTGGACGGGGCGGACGCCGCCGGCTGGGTCCGCGAGCGCAACGCGGCGACCGTCGCGGCGCTGGCCGGCGACGACGCGTTCGCCGAGTTGCAGGCCGGGATCCGGCAGGTGCTCGACGCCGACGACCGCATCCCCTACCCCGGCTGGCGCGGCGACGGGTTCTACTACGGCTTCTGGCGGGACGCGACGCACCCCCGGGGGCTGTGGCGGCGCACCACCCTGGCGGAGTACCGGCGGCCCGAGCCGGCCTGGGACGTGCTGCTCGACCTCGACGCGCTGGCCGCCGCCGAGGACGAGAACTGGGTCTGGGGCGGGGTGACCGTGCTGAAGCCCGGCCACCGCCGCTGCCTGGTCAGCCTGTCCCGGGGCGGCAAGGACGCGGTGGTGGTCCGCGAGTACGACCTGGAGACCCGGGCCTTCGTCGCCGACGGGTTCACCCTCGCCGAGGCCAAGAGCGACGTCACCTGGATCGACACCGACCGGATCTACGTCGGCACCGACCTCGGCCCCGGCTCGCTGACCACCTCCGGCTACCCGAGGGTGATCCGCCGGTGGCGGCGGGGCACCCCGCTGACCGAGGCCGAGATCGTGTACGAGGGCCAGACCGACGACGTCTCCGCGTACGCCTCGCACGACCCGACACCCGGCTTCGAGCGCGACTTCGTGGGCCGCAGCCTGGACTTCTACCGGACCCGGAGCTTCCTGCTGGCCCCCGACGGTGGGCAGGTCCCGATCCCGGTGCCCGACGACGCCCGATGGGACGTGCACCGGGAGTGGCTGCTGATCCGGCCGCGCTCGCCGTGGGAGGTCGCCGGGGTCACCCACCCGGCCGGGGCGCTGCTGGCGGCCCGGTTCGACGACTTCCTCGCCGGGGACCGCGCGCTGACGGTGCTGTTCCGGCCCGACGAGCGGACCGCGCTGAGCTACCACGTCTGGACCCGGCACCATCTGATCCTGGCCACCCTGGTCGACGTACGCCGGCGGTTGGAGGTGCTGACCCCCGACGGCCCGGAGTCTGCCGACGGTGCGGGGTGGCGGCGGGAGCCGTTGGCCGGGGTGGCGGAGGAGGACGACAACTGGATCGTCGACACCGATCCGGATCTGGGCGACGACTACCTGATCGCCTCGACCGGCTACCTGCGGCCGGCGACGCTGCGGCTGGGCCGGGTCGGCGGCCCGGTCGAGATCCTCAAGCGGGAGCCGGCGTTCTTCGACGTCACCGGCCTGACCGTGCGCCAGTTCTTCGCCACCTCCGCCGACGGGACCCGGGTGCCGTACTCCGTGGTGGGCGACCCGGCGGCGTCCGCCGGGCCGACCCTGCTCACCGGGTACGGCGGGTTCGAGATCTCGCTGACGCCGCGCTACGACGGGGCGGTCGGCCGGGGCTGGCTGGCCCGGGGCGGCAGCTACGTGGTGGCGAACATCCGCGGCGGCGGGGAGTACGGCCCACTGTGGCACCGGGCGGCGCTGCGCGAGAACCGCCCCCGGGCGTACCAGGACTTCGCGGCCGTCGCCGCCGACCTGGTGGCCCGGGGGATCACCACCCCGGACCGGCTCGGCATCGAGGGCGGCAGCAACGGTGGGCTGCTGATGGGGGCGATGTTGACCCGCTACCCCACGCTTGTCGGCGCGGTGGTGGCGAACGTGCCGCTGCTGGACATGCGGCGCTACCACCTGCTGCTCGCCGGGGCCTCCTGGATGGCCGAGTACGGTGACCCGGACGATCCGGCCGACTGGGCGTTCCTGCGGGAGTACTCGCCTTACCACAACGTGCGGCCCGGGGTGCGGTACCCGCCGGTCCTGTTCGTCACCTCGACCCGGGACGACCGGGTGCACCCGGGGCACGCCCGCAAGATGGCCGCCCTGCTGCGCGAGCACGGTCACGACGTGTCGTACTACGAGAACGTGGAGGGCGGGCACGGCGCGGCGAGCAACAACGAACAGCGGGCGTTCCTGACGGCGTTGACGTTGCGCTTCCTGTGGCGACGACTGGGTGATCGGTGA